One genomic region from Marmota flaviventris isolate mMarFla1 chromosome 6, mMarFla1.hap1, whole genome shotgun sequence encodes:
- the LOC114099245 gene encoding HLA class II histocompatibility antigen, DRB1 beta chain-like yields MVSLWLRGSSCMARLTMMLMALSLPLALTRDTRPRFLEQVSHECHFSNGTERVRFLDRYFHNREEFARFDSDVGEFRAVSELGRRSAENWNRQKDFLEDERAAVDNYCRHNYGVVESFTVERRVKPKVTVYPTKTQPLQHHNLLVCAVSGFYPGHIEVRWFWNGQEEQAGVVSTGLIQNGDWTFQMLVMLETVPQSGEVYTCQVEHPSLTSPVTVEWRAQSGSAQSKMLSGVGGFVLGSLFLVLGMFIYYKNQKGRSGLQPTGLLS; encoded by the exons ATGGTGAGTCTGTGGCTCCGTGGAAGCTCCTGCATGGCACGTCTGACAATGATGCTGATGGCGCTGAGCCTTCCCCTGGCTTTGACCAGGGACACCAGAC CACGTTTCCTGGAGCAAGTTTCACATGAGTGTCATTTCTCCAACGGGACGGAGCGGGTGCGGTTCCTGGACAGATACTTCCACAACCGGGAGGAGTTCGCGCGCTTCGACAGCGACGTGGGGGAGTTCCGCGCGGTGAGCGAGCTGGGGCGGCGGTCAGCCGAGAACTGGAACAGACAGAAGGACTTCCTGGAGGATGAGCGGGCTGCGGTGGACAACTACTGCCGACACAACTACGGGGTTGTTGAGAGCTTCACTGTGGAGCGGAGAG TTAAGCCGAAGGTGACTGTGTATCCCACAAAGACGCAGCCCCTACAGCACCACAATCTCCTGGTGTGTGCAGTGAGTGGCTTCTACCCAGGCCACATTGAAGTCAGGTGGTTCTGGAATGGCCAGGAGGAGCAGGCTGGGGTCGTGTCCACAGGCCTGATCCAGAATGGAGACTGGACCTTCCAGATGCTGGTGATGCTGGAAACAGTTCCTCAGAGTGGAGAGGTCTACACCTGCCAGGTGGAGCACCCAAGCCTGACGAGCCCTGTCACAGTGGAATGGA GGGCGCAGTCTGGATCTGCACAGAGCAAGATGCTGAGTGGAGTGGGCGGCTTTGTGCTGGGTTCGCTATTTCTTGTGCTGGGGATGTTCATCTACTACAAGAATCAGAAGG GACGCTCTGGACTTCAGCCAACAG GACTCCTGAGCTGA